In the genome of Microtus pennsylvanicus isolate mMicPen1 chromosome X, mMicPen1.hap1, whole genome shotgun sequence, the window taaagtctGTGCTTCGGCTACAGGAAAGATGATTACATTTGCCTTAGGTGAACACTTTCCCATTTTCCAAACGTACCCAGCTTCGGTACATGCATTCCAATCCTACATGCCTATGCCTGAAACACCTGGGGGGAAAGGATCATACCCATCTCTGACTGCTGACCTCTGTAAGCAAAAGGTTAAGGAAGAGTATATCTCTGGGCAAGTTTCAGTCAAGAGAGTTCATTCAACAATTAGATAATGGTAAGCAAGCAGATGTTTGTGCTACACATATTTCTATGGCTATAGTATCTCCTAATTAAAGGAGTGGGGGATCTCCAGGGGTGGGAAAGCCCTTTTGAATTGGTCTAGAGTGTTTCTTAATAGTATTTAGCTgtatcaaattctttttttttattcaaagtgATTTTATTGCTCGTGTATACAAGGGAATTTACGCCAgtaaagcagaggctgtggatgaCTCATATTTCCAGTTGGGTGGGAGGACCCACTTGGTCTTATAGTAACGAGCCAGCCTGTGAATTCTGCTCTCTATCAGAATCAGGCGGAATTTAGCATCCTTATCCTTTCTGTTCCTCTCAAGATGCTTTCGGACAGCGACTGCCTTCTTAATCAAATGGTAGAGATCCTCAGGGAGATCAGGGGCAAGGCCTTTGGATTTAAGGATTCTCAAGATTTTATTACCAGTCACAAAACGGACCTGGGCCACACCGTGCGAGTCCCTCAGGATCACACCTATCTGGGAGGGAGTGAGGCCTTTCTTGGCCAGTTTGTAAATCTGTTCCTTCACGTCGTCAGACGTCAGCTTCAGCCACGTGGGGACGCTGCGGCGGCGGTAGGGCAGCGCCGACTGGGACAGGCCCTTCCCGGGAGCGTGCATGCGACCCATGATGGCGGAGGTCTGGCAGCAAAGAGAGAACGAGGGAGGAAAATCCGCAGAAAGGCCTGTATCAAATTCTTAATTTGTCTTATTAAACATGTTAAATCTAAGAACTCATTGGTATTTTTGTCGAAGCTGGTCTCCGACAAAAAGATGgtcaatcccctccatacacttgaggtgccaGCATATCatgcacttatgtgcacataaCCAGGCACAAACACATATTCATATGCGCATGCaagtaaaaataagataaatattttcatgaaaagaAAGCTGTGTATTCCAGATGTGGTTTAATCATTTATAACCCCAATACTCATGAACCTGAGGCAGGTAGAATGCTGAGtgtaggctagcctgagctatataatgaGCCAAGCCAGCCTTTGCTACAGCATGATACCTGTCTTAAACAATGGCAACAACAAAAGCAGCTTTTGCCAGGGTTTCACTTAtggtggggaaggactcagttatCTTTAAGAGACTGGCCACTGTGGGGTTGCCCATTCCTCAGTGAGGATATAGGCAACTCAAATTGgacttgatgtattttttttctttttggaggggCACACAAGGGTTAGAGGGTGGACCTGGTGGGAATGGGAAGTGAGTGTCATCAGGGTGCATTGTATGAAactcccaaataattaataaaaatattgtgttgAAAAAGAATTCCATGATAATGATCAACTGCCCTGGAAAGAGGTAAAAATACGAAGCATGGAAATAGATCCTATGTAAACATAAGCATACAGGGAGCTTAGtatacatgtctgtgcatgtattgAAGTAAATGCCCAATCCACTGAAACCGAGTTTGTATGTGGATGCTGAAACATCATGCAAACATTTATCAGTGCTTTCCGACATGAGCTGTTTCTGACAATGCTGTTCATTTCACCAGCAGCACGTGggtttttttctgaattcttaGCAGATAGCATGCCCTTTTACTTAAAAGAACATACTCTAAGACTGTCCCCTCAGTGATGTGGACCTGAGCAGAGAGGTCGTGGACAGTGATATGAAGCCGTGAGAAAAAAGTGCCTCTGGCAATGCAAGCAGAAGGCTAAGGTTTTCACATCCGGTATTTGTCCATATTTGAATATGTGTATCACCCCAAAAGACACTCTGCAAGAAGACTTCCTTTTTCGTTtagttttaatgaataaaatcatTATCAAAACCTTGCTCTCAATACAGAGCCTGCTGTATTATATATGCTCCTAGTCTACTAGACACGTAATTTGGAGTTGTGGGGTTTTCTCCCAATATACAGGTTTGATCCTCTGACCAGGGGATGTGGGAAGGGAACCagtgaagatttatttattttattttgtgtgggtttCCTGCTTGTACATACTgaactgcatgtgtgcctgtggaggccagaagggggcgccacaTCACCCATcactggagttgtgagccaccgtgcgggtactgggaactgagtcaaggtcctttgaaagagccgCAAGTGCTCCTCACCAAGTCAGTTCTCCAGTTCCCCAGCCCCAAATTGATGAAgtagttttaaaagacaaaatggaaacttttttttctaaattgaagGTACATTTGTCTTTGCTATATTGAATGTGCTGGTTCTAAGGAATACAGagctattttaatttttgctcTAGGTTTTGCCTGTTTGGGGATTTTTCTATAGAaattagtttgttttctctttttgtgttATAATTTCCAGTTTGTGTATGCTACTGTTtatctgtacatatatatatatatataatgtagatgtaatatatatctatatatacataaatacatacaatattatgtatgtatctatgtttaCATCATCACTATATAagtaagtgatttttttctatttaaatctgTACAAAACCATTGTCAATCAATAGAGCCATTAAGGTCACAGAACTTaaataaccaaaataaacttaaaagattGCAGTCTTGGACCCGACCTGACCATTCCTCAAAATGAATAACTAGCAACATCACATCTTGCAAATACAAACAGCATCtgctaaaaaaaataatctcatcTCAAGCCGAGTACAAGAACCTCCATCTCATCTAGTTTGAATGGCAATAGATTTGTTAGTCTGTATAATAGTTCACAGCTTGGTGGCTTCGGAAACACTCACTGTTTACATAACAGTGCAGAACAATGTGGCCTTTTAGAAATTGGTTTTGCTTTATTATGGAAAATTTCAAGCATGTACACAGAagtagaaaggaaaatataatgaCCTACATATCATTTGGCTTCAATAATCACCAACACATAACTTAGCTAGTCCCAACTATAGaccaccccacccctgcctaccacacccaactcccAATGAATAACTTTAAAGCCAAAGCAGcacagaaagcaagctgaacataAGCCAGGGAGCGACATTCCTCTGTGGTCTTGGTTTCAACCTCCTGCCTGGAGTTCCTGCCTTAGTTTCTCTTGAAAACGGACTGTAACTTGTAAGTCAAATCAATCCTTTTCTGAATGGgttgctttagtcatggtgttcatcatggcaacagaaaacaaaagagaaaaggtcTGTTGGAACACCTCTACTGGCCCAGTCAGCTGGGCTTACCAGTACTTTTGTATCCCCTAAAAATGTTCTCACAAATACTTGAGGTTTCTCTCAGTGGAAATAAGGAGTTCTCTCCTACTAGTGCTGAGTACTTTTGTCTCCTCCAGTCATGTGCCCTACCTTCTAGAAGTAAGTCCAATCCATCCTCAAGTCTGAAAACAGTACTTTTGGAAGCCCCTGAAGGTCCCAAATTACAATGGCTTGAGTTATCACTTTCTGACTTCGCCACATTGTGAAAGCATTCACATTTGATGGAGGCCGTCCTTCAAATTTTGAACTTTGATCTTTTCCTAGGCTGTTGATGTGTGTTATCACATGCCTTCATGACGCTTGGCAGTAACAGCAAAGCGCAGCTCAGTCAGCCACAGAACTCGGATGGGAAATAGCCCGTGTTGAGTCTACACTCTACTGGGTTTGTTGTGTTGCtaaggcattttgttttgtttttgtttttgttttttttttgggagggaggCTTTGATGTAGATACCCCACCGTATCTACAAAAGGTCCATCTGTATCTCCTGCTGTGTATGTTAATTCTGAGTATATGTGCAACCATTGGTTTCCATCTGTAGTAGAAGGTGCAGTAAATTCCAGGGGCAGTCACCGCTTATTAGAAACCAGAGCTTGTGCTAGAGGATTCATGCTGACTCTTGGCTCGTGCAAGTCTTCTGAACAGGTTCAAAACATGTTAGACTAACCTATGTTATTTGCTATGTTAAATGtatgaaatgtattttaaatttttaaattttttaaaattatgtgtatgtgtttgggtgtgtgcatgagtagaggtgcctgtggaggccagaaaagggtatcagatctcctggagccagagttacaaatTGCTGTAAGCTACCTTATGTAgttgctaggaaccaaactcaggtgctCTGACAGAAAAAcaggcattctttt includes:
- the LOC142840589 gene encoding small ribosomal subunit protein uS15-like translates to MGRMHAPGKGLSQSALPYRRRSVPTWLKLTSDDVKEQIYKLAKKGLTPSQIGVILRDSHGVAQVRFVTGNKILRILKSKGLAPDLPEDLYHLIKKAVAVRKHLERNRKDKDAKFRLILIESRIHRLARYYKTKWVLPPNWKYESSTASALLA